One region of Chryseobacterium muglaense genomic DNA includes:
- a CDS encoding mannose-1-phosphate guanylyltransferase, protein MLKSDKYCVIMAGGIGSRFWPLSTQKFPKQFQDILGTGRTMIQQTYDRISKSIPNENIFVITNKEYVALSHQQLPEIPEENVVGEPLMKNTAACNLYMANKIAEINPDATMIVLPADHLILKEDVFLEKVELAFNLASTHDYLVTLGITPTRPDTGYGYIQFVEKKDSDHYKVKTFTEKPILEIAKSFLESGDFLWNAGIFIWNVKSIHKAFETFLPDMTQQFTACEYNAEAELSCIELIYPKIQKISIDNGILEKAKNVHVIPADLGWSDLGTWTSVFENSDRDENENAINIKTALTYNSTGNIIHVKNNKAVVIDGLKDFIVVDTDKVLLICPREHDQQIKEYVLDLKSLKKGEKFM, encoded by the coding sequence ATGTTAAAATCAGATAAATACTGTGTGATTATGGCAGGAGGAATCGGTAGTAGATTCTGGCCTCTGAGCACACAAAAATTCCCCAAACAATTTCAGGATATTTTAGGAACGGGTCGTACCATGATTCAGCAGACTTACGACAGAATCAGTAAGTCCATTCCTAACGAAAATATATTTGTAATCACCAACAAAGAGTATGTGGCGCTTTCTCATCAGCAGTTACCAGAAATTCCTGAGGAGAATGTGGTAGGAGAACCACTGATGAAAAATACCGCAGCTTGTAATCTGTACATGGCAAATAAAATTGCCGAAATTAATCCTGATGCTACGATGATTGTGCTTCCTGCAGATCATTTAATTTTAAAAGAAGATGTCTTTTTAGAGAAAGTAGAACTGGCGTTTAATTTAGCTTCTACTCATGATTATTTGGTGACTTTAGGGATTACTCCGACAAGACCAGATACGGGTTACGGATATATTCAGTTTGTAGAGAAAAAAGATTCAGACCATTATAAAGTTAAAACATTTACCGAAAAACCGATTCTTGAAATCGCTAAAAGCTTTCTTGAAAGTGGTGATTTCCTTTGGAATGCCGGAATTTTCATATGGAATGTAAAATCTATTCATAAAGCCTTTGAAACGTTTCTTCCGGATATGACTCAGCAGTTTACGGCTTGTGAGTACAATGCTGAAGCTGAACTAAGCTGTATAGAGCTCATTTATCCTAAAATTCAGAAAATATCTATCGATAACGGGATTTTAGAAAAAGCTAAAAATGTACATGTAATTCCTGCTGATTTAGGCTGGAGCGATCTTGGAACCTGGACTTCTGTTTTTGAAAACAGCGATAGAGATGAAAACGAGAATGCAATTAATATCAAAACAGCGCTTACCTACAATTCTACAGGGAATATTATTCATGTAAAAAATAATAAGGCGGTTGTAATAGACGGTTTGAAAGATTTTATCGTTGTAGATACAGACAAGGTATTGTTAATTTGCCCGAGAGAACACGATCAGCAGATTAAAGAATACGTTTTAGATTTAAAAAGCCTTAAAAAAGGAGAGAAATTTATGTAA
- a CDS encoding SprT-like domain-containing protein, which translates to MSIQSLEKYMPQNTLLYLRKWFSGYSIHIKVTRNRNSKLGDYRKLRDNSHEISINSTLAPQLFFFVLTHELAHLIAFEKYGRKIAPHGAEWKHTFREMLLESVDVYEEDLKPIIIKFSQSPKANFMASPDLVKYFHIENQDDDEVYIEKLYKGENFIYRSEKYLLEGLIKKNYLCVNLVTGRKYSFKPLARVKKCS; encoded by the coding sequence ATGTCTATTCAGTCTTTAGAAAAATATATGCCTCAAAATACACTTTTGTATTTAAGGAAATGGTTTTCAGGTTATTCTATTCACATAAAAGTGACGAGAAACCGAAATTCGAAGCTTGGAGATTACCGGAAATTGCGTGATAATTCGCACGAAATTAGCATCAATTCTACTTTAGCTCCTCAACTTTTCTTTTTTGTATTAACCCATGAGTTGGCTCATCTTATTGCTTTCGAGAAATATGGAAGAAAAATTGCTCCTCACGGTGCCGAATGGAAACATACCTTCAGAGAAATGCTTTTGGAAAGTGTAGATGTTTATGAAGAAGATTTAAAACCAATTATTATTAAATTTTCGCAATCTCCAAAAGCTAATTTTATGGCAAGCCCAGATTTGGTAAAATATTTTCATATTGAAAATCAAGATGATGATGAGGTTTATATAGAAAAGCTTTATAAAGGCGAAAATTTCATCTACCGAAGTGAAAAGTATTTGTTGGAAGGTCTTATTAAAAAAAACTATCTTTGTGTGAATCTGGTTACAGGACGAAAGTATTCTTTCAAACCTTTAGCTAGAGTGAAAAAATGCAGTTAA
- a CDS encoding GNAT family N-acetyltransferase, whose amino-acid sequence MIPKSNLPKKENNFYETERLLIRPVSVDDTDIIFQLYNMPNFIKFIGNKNINSLSDAENYIKSKFLPQIEKLGFGNYILVLKEGDQKIGSVGIFQREGLDVADIGFSVLEKYEGKGLMFEAAQKVKSVGMEDFGLHKISAITSKDNFSSQKLIERLGLKFQKHVTLPNEDEELRYYETE is encoded by the coding sequence ATGATCCCAAAAAGCAACCTGCCAAAAAAAGAAAATAATTTCTACGAAACAGAAAGGCTTTTAATTCGCCCTGTTTCTGTAGATGATACTGATATTATTTTTCAGCTTTATAATATGCCTAATTTTATAAAGTTTATCGGAAATAAAAATATCAATTCTCTTTCTGATGCAGAGAATTATATTAAATCTAAGTTTTTACCACAAATTGAAAAACTTGGATTCGGAAATTATATTCTTGTTTTAAAAGAAGGAGATCAGAAAATCGGAAGTGTGGGAATCTTCCAAAGAGAAGGTTTGGATGTTGCAGATATTGGCTTTTCTGTCCTTGAAAAATATGAAGGTAAAGGTTTGATGTTTGAAGCTGCGCAGAAGGTAAAATCTGTCGGTATGGAAGATTTTGGTTTACATAAAATTTCTGCCATCACTTCAAAAGACAACTTTTCTTCTCAAAAATTAATTGAAAGATTAGGTTTAAAATTCCAAAAGCATGTAACACTTCCTAATGAAGATGAAGAGTTGAGGTATTACGAAACAGAATAA
- a CDS encoding endonuclease III domain-containing protein → MTKKQRAALVLEELEKLYPVVPIFLDHTDVYTLMVAVALSAQTTDKKVNEVTPELFTVAGTPQRMAKLEDFEIKELIKEIGLSNTKAKNLKKMAEQLLEKHNGIVPQTYEELEELAGVGHKTASVVMSQGFGFPAFPVDTHIHRLMTQWKLTSGKNVVETEKDAKKLWKEEFWNKLHLQIIFYGREYSPARGKGEKDFITKMMFEEKGK, encoded by the coding sequence ATGACAAAAAAGCAAAGAGCCGCACTCGTTCTGGAAGAATTAGAAAAATTATATCCTGTTGTTCCTATTTTTTTAGATCATACAGACGTTTATACTCTAATGGTCGCTGTCGCACTTTCGGCACAAACTACCGATAAAAAGGTAAATGAGGTAACTCCCGAACTTTTCACTGTAGCAGGAACGCCACAAAGAATGGCTAAACTTGAGGATTTTGAAATTAAAGAACTCATCAAAGAGATCGGACTTTCAAATACAAAAGCTAAGAATCTGAAAAAAATGGCAGAGCAGCTTTTGGAAAAACATAACGGGATTGTACCTCAAACGTATGAAGAACTTGAAGAATTGGCAGGAGTGGGCCACAAAACGGCTTCTGTAGTGATGAGTCAAGGTTTCGGATTTCCGGCTTTTCCGGTTGATACGCACATTCACAGATTGATGACGCAATGGAAGCTCACTTCCGGGAAAAACGTCGTAGAAACCGAGAAAGATGCCAAAAAATTATGGAAAGAAGAGTTTTGGAATAAACTTCATCTTCAGATTATTTTCTACGGAAGAGAATATTCTCCGGCGAGAGGAAAAGGCGAGAAAGATTTTATTACAAAAATGATGTTTGAAGAAAAAGGTAAGTAG
- the bcp gene encoding thioredoxin-dependent thiol peroxidase: MLKVGDKLPQFEGTNQDGEIIDSNNLLGKKLVIFFYPQASTPTCTVEACNLSDNYSQLEKAGFQLLGISGDTVKKQKNFHSKFAFPYDLIADESRDIIEKFGVWQEKKTFGKTYMGIVRTTFIFDEKGICTRVIEKVTSKTAATQILEG, encoded by the coding sequence ATGCTGAAAGTTGGAGATAAATTACCACAATTTGAAGGAACAAATCAGGACGGAGAAATCATTGATTCTAATAACTTACTTGGAAAAAAATTAGTTATTTTCTTTTATCCGCAAGCGAGTACGCCGACTTGTACGGTAGAAGCGTGTAATTTGAGCGATAATTATTCGCAATTGGAAAAAGCTGGATTCCAGCTTTTAGGAATCAGCGGAGATACCGTGAAAAAACAGAAAAATTTTCACAGCAAATTTGCTTTTCCTTATGATCTTATCGCTGATGAAAGTCGTGATATTATTGAAAAATTCGGAGTTTGGCAGGAGAAAAAAACGTTTGGTAAAACTTATATGGGAATTGTGAGAACTACTTTTATTTTCGATGAAAAAGGAATTTGCACCAGAGTTATTGAAAAAGTGACGTCTAAAACGGCGGCAACTCAGATATTGGAAGGATAA
- a CDS encoding TolC family protein, which yields MKKVLTVVLGLAFAGLNAQQKWSLRECVDYAVKHNLQVIQNEYSKQIQDSNLKIAQKNYLPSVNASVGNNVSFGQASLGTTSIRNDQFSNSANIGADILIYNNGRLEKTIRKSQFDVEASQYDIETIKNDISLQIAQQYLTTLLNKEIVKISQSATENAKKQFDRAKITTEVGTTAQTIVAEAEAAWAREKQNLKTAEINVGRSLFALAQLLQLKEYKDFDVQDVEVDDKLTPQLFSVDDVLNLAYENQPQIKAAQSRIKSAETQTEVTQTSFWPTLTASVGVGTFYRNLLNTNNAGYDQFGNATKEPGFFQQYKDNFGQQGGLSLNIPIFNKGITKLQVEQSKINENIAKTTLDQQKQTLRQSVQQAQFDADANYEIYLAAVEAAKSTKLAMEFADKSYTAGRTTIYDLNIARNNYANAQGSVEQAKFNYLFSLKLLNFYSGIPLTL from the coding sequence ATGAAAAAAGTTTTGACGGTTGTTTTGGGATTAGCCTTTGCAGGATTAAATGCTCAGCAGAAATGGTCTTTGCGTGAATGTGTAGACTACGCAGTAAAGCATAATCTTCAGGTGATTCAGAATGAATATTCAAAACAGATTCAGGATTCTAATCTTAAAATTGCCCAGAAAAATTACCTTCCTTCTGTAAACGCAAGTGTAGGAAATAATGTAAGCTTCGGGCAGGCTTCTTTGGGAACAACAAGTATCCGAAACGATCAATTCAGTAATTCGGCAAATATTGGAGCTGATATTTTAATTTACAATAATGGAAGGCTTGAAAAAACAATCAGAAAATCTCAATTTGATGTAGAAGCAAGTCAATATGATATTGAAACTATTAAAAATGATATTTCGCTTCAGATTGCTCAACAGTATTTAACGACTTTATTGAACAAAGAAATTGTAAAAATTTCTCAGAGTGCAACAGAAAATGCAAAAAAACAATTTGATAGGGCAAAAATAACTACAGAAGTAGGAACCACGGCTCAAACAATTGTTGCAGAAGCAGAAGCAGCTTGGGCAAGAGAAAAACAAAATTTAAAAACGGCTGAAATCAATGTAGGAAGAAGCTTATTTGCTTTGGCTCAATTGCTTCAACTAAAAGAATACAAAGATTTTGATGTGCAAGATGTAGAAGTTGATGATAAATTGACTCCTCAATTATTTTCTGTAGATGATGTTTTAAATTTAGCTTACGAAAATCAGCCCCAAATAAAAGCCGCACAAAGCAGAATAAAATCTGCAGAAACCCAAACAGAAGTTACTCAAACATCATTTTGGCCGACGCTTACTGCGAGTGTAGGGGTTGGAACTTTTTATAGGAACTTATTGAATACAAATAATGCAGGGTACGACCAATTTGGGAATGCCACTAAAGAGCCTGGTTTTTTCCAGCAGTACAAAGATAATTTTGGGCAGCAAGGTGGGTTAAGTTTAAATATTCCTATTTTCAATAAAGGAATTACCAAACTTCAGGTTGAGCAGTCGAAAATCAACGAAAATATTGCCAAAACAACTTTAGATCAACAAAAACAAACTTTGAGACAAAGTGTACAGCAGGCTCAGTTTGATGCAGATGCCAACTATGAAATATATCTTGCGGCAGTAGAAGCTGCAAAAAGTACCAAGTTGGCGATGGAATTTGCTGATAAAAGCTATACCGCTGGCCGTACGACAATTTATGATTTAAATATTGCTCGAAACAATTATGCCAATGCACAAGGCTCTGTAGAACAGGCAAAATTTAATTATCTTTTTAGTCTTAAATTATTGAATTTCTATTCAGGGATTCCCCTAACTTTGTAA